One region of Anas acuta chromosome Z, bAnaAcu1.1, whole genome shotgun sequence genomic DNA includes:
- the TEK gene encoding angiopoietin-1 receptor isoform X2 has product MAFVMKILGNASVLQVLWEKHVRKLVEPIHLAKHVKRAAKKTMAAKTICSVCQIHMVVLVPQDGWDWNVIKSANLVFMGQIANSDVIVTIEGRATDLRAASAPLDGMVCNVKKKVKQGSADLSPQIENLLDPVELNSGVEFKPFCIATGMPLPKSEEFKLLKQDGTVLRPSLIVTSNRSEAMFTINRVQPRDTGTWVCSVQTVAGMAEKPFQVTVKVPPVPQYAPRLTDSGHNFLIIDINAELHLGDGPVVSTKLLYKPAKRYQSWMSVEVKGTTKRLDNLEPKTEYQFCVQLSRQGEGGEGHPGPQASFTTAALGLPPPEGLTLLPKSTTSLNLSWHPLTLRTEDDIRVEVERKSVNDNGDESSVITQVPGNMSTLIIKDLEPRQQYMCRVRVNTRSQGEWSNYLYAWTFSDRIPPAPYNIKFSNITDTSSVISWTTAEGHSISSIIISYKIYGKAEYNHIDIIIKNTTITQYHLKGLEPNTVYQVQINAQNNIGLSNPNTSFELKTLPETKAPYESKGGKMLLIAILGSAGMTCVTILLAFLIMLQLKRANFQRRMAQAFQNVVREEPAVQFNSGTLTLSRKAKNSPDPTIYPVLEWNDIKFQDVIGEGNFGQVLKARIKKDGLRMDAAIKRMKEYASKDDHRDFAGELEVLCKLGHHPNIINLLGACEHRGYLYLAIEYAPHGNLLDFLRKSRVLETDPAFAIANSTASTLSSQQLLHFAADVARGMDYLSQKQFIHRDLAARNILVGENYVAKIADFGLSRGQEVYVKKTMGRLPVRWMAIESLNYSVYTTNSDVWSYGVLLWEIVSLGGTPYCGMTCAELYEKLPQGYRLEKPLNCDDEVYDLMRQCWREKPYERPSFAQILVSLNRMLEERKTYVNTTLYEKFTYAGIDCSAEEAA; this is encoded by the exons ATGGCATTTGTCATGAAGATACTGGGGAATGCATCTGTCCTCCAGGTTTTATGGGAAAAACATGTGAGAAAG CTTGTGGAGCCAATACATTTGGCAAAACATGTGAAGAGAGCTGCAAAGAAAACTATGGCTGCAAAAACTATATGTTCTGTCTGCCAGATCCATATGGTTGTTCTTGTGCCACAGGATGGATGGGACTGGAATGTGATAAAG AGTGCAAACCTGGTTTTTATGGGTCAGATTGCAAACTCAGATGTAATTGTCACAATCGAGGGACGTGCGACAGATTTAAGGGCTGCATCTGCTCCCTTGGATGGCATGGTCTGCAATGTGAAAAAGAAGGTAAAGCAAG GTTCAGCAGATCTTTCACCTCAGATAGAAAACTTACTAGACCCTGTGGAACTCAATTCTGGTGTGGAGTTCAAGCCTTTTTGTATAGCTACTGGAATGCCACTTCCTAAATCTGAAGAATTTAAACTTTTGAAGCAAGATGGAACTGTCCTAAGG cCTTCCTTAATTGTCACCAGTAATCGCTCAGAAGCTATGTTTACAATTAATCGAGTCCAGCCCCGTGATACAGGAACCTGGGTCTGCAGCGTGCAGACAGTAGCAGGAATGGCAGAGAAACCGTTTCAAGTTACAGTTAAAG TTCCTCCTGTGCCACAGTATGCCCCACGGCTGACAGACAGTGGACATAATTTTCTCATTATTGATATCAATGCTGAGTTACATCTTGGAGATGGACCTGTTGTGTCAACAAAACTCCTTTACAAGCCAGCAAAGCGGTATCAGTCCTGGATGTCTGTAGAAG TAAAAGGCACAACCAAAAGACTGGACAATCTGGAACCAAAAACAGAGTATCAGTTCTGTGTTCAGCTGAGTCGGCAAGGGGAAGGTGGGGAAGGCCATCCCGGACCACAGGCTAGCTTCACAACAGCTGCACTTG GTCTTCCTCCACCAGAAGGTCTCACACTCCTTCCAAAAAGCACAACATCACTGAATTTGTCATGGCATCCTTTAACGCTGAGGACAGAGGACGACATTCGTGTTGAAGTGGAAAGGAAGAGCGTGAATGACAATGGTGACGAGAGCAGTGTTATTACTCAAGTGCCAGGAAATATGTCCACGCTGATCATTAAAGATCTTGAGCCCAGACAGCAATACATGTGCAGGGTACGGGTGAACACCAGGTCCCAAGGAGAATGGAGCAACTACCTATATGCGTGGACTTTCAGTGACA GAATCCCTCCTGCACCATACAACATCAAGTTTTCTAACATCACTGACACATCTTCAGTCATCTCTTGGACAACTGCCGAGGGTCACTCCATCTCCTCCATCATCATCAGCTACAAAATTTATGGCAAGGCTGAGTACAACCACATCGACATTATCATTAAGAACACCACCATTACTCAATACCATCTCAAGGGCCTTGAGCCAAACACTGTGTACCAGGTTCAGATTAACGCTCAGAACAACATCGGCTTGAGCAATCCAAACACATCCTTTGAACTGAAGACTCTTCCAGAAACTAAAG CTCCATATGAATCCAAAGGAGGCAAAATGCTGCTTATTGCTATCCTTGGCTCTGCAGGGATGACCTGTGTAACTATTCTCCTGGCCTTTCTCATCATGCTGCAGTTAAAGCGAGCCAACTTCCAGCGCAGAATGGCTCAGGCTTTCCAAAATGTGGTG AGGGAAGAGCCAGCTGTACAGTTTAACTCAGGTACTCTCACTCTGAGCAGAAAAGCCAAAAACAGCCCAGATCCCACCATTTATCCAGTTCTTGAGTGGAATGACATCAAATTTCAAGATGTGATCGGGGAAGGTAACTTTGGACAAGTCTTGAAAGCACGAATTAAGAAGGATGGCTTACGCATGGATGCTGCCATTAAAAGGATGAAAG AGTATGCCTCAAAAGATGACCACagagactttgctggagaacTTGAAGTCCTTTGTAAACTTGGTCATCATCCCAACATCATAAATCTTCTGGGAGCATGTGAACATCGGG GATATCTTTACCTTGCCATTGAATATGCCCCCCACGGAAATTTACTGGACTTCCTTCGGAAAAGCAGAGTGCTTGAGACAGATCCAGCATTTGCCATTGCCAACAGTACTGCATCTACACTTTCCTCTCAGCAACTTCTCCATTTTGCAGCAGATGTTGCCAGAGGGATGGACTACCTGAGCCAGAAACAG tttattCATCGAGATTTGGCTGCAAGAAACATCTTGGTTGGAGAAAACTATGTTGCAAAAATAGCTGACTTTGGTTTATCCAGAGGTCAAGAAGTTTATGTTAAGAAGACCATG GGACGGCTTCCAGTGAGATGGATGGCAATTGAATCTTTGAATTACAGCGTTTATACCACTAATAGTGATGT ATGGTCATATGGTGTCCTATTATGGGAAATTGTTAGCTTAG GTGGAACACCATATTGTGGAATGACATGTGCAGAACTCTATGAAAAATTGCCTCAAGGGTACAGACTGGAAAAGCCTCTCAACTGTGATGATGAAGT gtaTGACCTAATGAGACAGTGCTGGAGAGAGAAACCATATGAAAGACCATCATTTGCTCAGATATTGGTGTCACTGAACAGGATgttagaagaaagaaag ACCTATGTGAACACTACCCTATACGAGAAGTTTACCTATGCAGGCATTGACTGCTCCGCTGAAGAAGCTGCTTAA
- the TEK gene encoding angiopoietin-1 receptor isoform X1, whose product MAAKEEDAVIYKNGSFIHSVPRHEVPGELEVSYPHVQPQDAGVYSARYIGGNLFTSAYTRLIVRRCEAQKWGPSCSSHCPSCMNNGICHEDTGECICPPGFMGKTCEKACGANTFGKTCEESCKENYGCKNYMFCLPDPYGCSCATGWMGLECDKECKPGFYGSDCKLRCNCHNRGTCDRFKGCICSLGWHGLQCEKEGSADLSPQIENLLDPVELNSGVEFKPFCIATGMPLPKSEEFKLLKQDGTVLRPSLIVTSNRSEAMFTINRVQPRDTGTWVCSVQTVAGMAEKPFQVTVKVPPVPQYAPRLTDSGHNFLIIDINAELHLGDGPVVSTKLLYKPAKRYQSWMSVEVKGTTKRLDNLEPKTEYQFCVQLSRQGEGGEGHPGPQASFTTAALGLPPPEGLTLLPKSTTSLNLSWHPLTLRTEDDIRVEVERKSVNDNGDESSVITQVPGNMSTLIIKDLEPRQQYMCRVRVNTRSQGEWSNYLYAWTFSDRIPPAPYNIKFSNITDTSSVISWTTAEGHSISSIIISYKIYGKAEYNHIDIIIKNTTITQYHLKGLEPNTVYQVQINAQNNIGLSNPNTSFELKTLPETKAPYESKGGKMLLIAILGSAGMTCVTILLAFLIMLQLKRANFQRRMAQAFQNVVREEPAVQFNSGTLTLSRKAKNSPDPTIYPVLEWNDIKFQDVIGEGNFGQVLKARIKKDGLRMDAAIKRMKEYASKDDHRDFAGELEVLCKLGHHPNIINLLGACEHRGYLYLAIEYAPHGNLLDFLRKSRVLETDPAFAIANSTASTLSSQQLLHFAADVARGMDYLSQKQFIHRDLAARNILVGENYVAKIADFGLSRGQEVYVKKTMGRLPVRWMAIESLNYSVYTTNSDVWSYGVLLWEIVSLGGTPYCGMTCAELYEKLPQGYRLEKPLNCDDEVYDLMRQCWREKPYERPSFAQILVSLNRMLEERKTYVNTTLYEKFTYAGIDCSAEEAA is encoded by the exons ATGGCAGCAAAAGAGGAAGATGCAGTGATCTACAAAAATG GTTCCTTCATTCACTCCGTGCCCAGGCACGAAGTGCCGGGTGAGCTGGAAGTCTCCTATCCTCATGTTCAACCACAGGATGCAGGGGTTTACTCTGCCAGATATATAGGAGGAAACCTTTTTACTTCTGCTTACACAAGGCTTATTGTAAGAC GATGTGAAGCTCAGAAATGGGGCCCTTCCTGTAGCTCCCACTGCCCTTCCTGCATGAACAATGGCATTTGTCATGAAGATACTGGGGAATGCATCTGTCCTCCAGGTTTTATGGGAAAAACATGTGAGAAAG CTTGTGGAGCCAATACATTTGGCAAAACATGTGAAGAGAGCTGCAAAGAAAACTATGGCTGCAAAAACTATATGTTCTGTCTGCCAGATCCATATGGTTGTTCTTGTGCCACAGGATGGATGGGACTGGAATGTGATAAAG AGTGCAAACCTGGTTTTTATGGGTCAGATTGCAAACTCAGATGTAATTGTCACAATCGAGGGACGTGCGACAGATTTAAGGGCTGCATCTGCTCCCTTGGATGGCATGGTCTGCAATGTGAAAAAGAAG GTTCAGCAGATCTTTCACCTCAGATAGAAAACTTACTAGACCCTGTGGAACTCAATTCTGGTGTGGAGTTCAAGCCTTTTTGTATAGCTACTGGAATGCCACTTCCTAAATCTGAAGAATTTAAACTTTTGAAGCAAGATGGAACTGTCCTAAGG cCTTCCTTAATTGTCACCAGTAATCGCTCAGAAGCTATGTTTACAATTAATCGAGTCCAGCCCCGTGATACAGGAACCTGGGTCTGCAGCGTGCAGACAGTAGCAGGAATGGCAGAGAAACCGTTTCAAGTTACAGTTAAAG TTCCTCCTGTGCCACAGTATGCCCCACGGCTGACAGACAGTGGACATAATTTTCTCATTATTGATATCAATGCTGAGTTACATCTTGGAGATGGACCTGTTGTGTCAACAAAACTCCTTTACAAGCCAGCAAAGCGGTATCAGTCCTGGATGTCTGTAGAAG TAAAAGGCACAACCAAAAGACTGGACAATCTGGAACCAAAAACAGAGTATCAGTTCTGTGTTCAGCTGAGTCGGCAAGGGGAAGGTGGGGAAGGCCATCCCGGACCACAGGCTAGCTTCACAACAGCTGCACTTG GTCTTCCTCCACCAGAAGGTCTCACACTCCTTCCAAAAAGCACAACATCACTGAATTTGTCATGGCATCCTTTAACGCTGAGGACAGAGGACGACATTCGTGTTGAAGTGGAAAGGAAGAGCGTGAATGACAATGGTGACGAGAGCAGTGTTATTACTCAAGTGCCAGGAAATATGTCCACGCTGATCATTAAAGATCTTGAGCCCAGACAGCAATACATGTGCAGGGTACGGGTGAACACCAGGTCCCAAGGAGAATGGAGCAACTACCTATATGCGTGGACTTTCAGTGACA GAATCCCTCCTGCACCATACAACATCAAGTTTTCTAACATCACTGACACATCTTCAGTCATCTCTTGGACAACTGCCGAGGGTCACTCCATCTCCTCCATCATCATCAGCTACAAAATTTATGGCAAGGCTGAGTACAACCACATCGACATTATCATTAAGAACACCACCATTACTCAATACCATCTCAAGGGCCTTGAGCCAAACACTGTGTACCAGGTTCAGATTAACGCTCAGAACAACATCGGCTTGAGCAATCCAAACACATCCTTTGAACTGAAGACTCTTCCAGAAACTAAAG CTCCATATGAATCCAAAGGAGGCAAAATGCTGCTTATTGCTATCCTTGGCTCTGCAGGGATGACCTGTGTAACTATTCTCCTGGCCTTTCTCATCATGCTGCAGTTAAAGCGAGCCAACTTCCAGCGCAGAATGGCTCAGGCTTTCCAAAATGTGGTG AGGGAAGAGCCAGCTGTACAGTTTAACTCAGGTACTCTCACTCTGAGCAGAAAAGCCAAAAACAGCCCAGATCCCACCATTTATCCAGTTCTTGAGTGGAATGACATCAAATTTCAAGATGTGATCGGGGAAGGTAACTTTGGACAAGTCTTGAAAGCACGAATTAAGAAGGATGGCTTACGCATGGATGCTGCCATTAAAAGGATGAAAG AGTATGCCTCAAAAGATGACCACagagactttgctggagaacTTGAAGTCCTTTGTAAACTTGGTCATCATCCCAACATCATAAATCTTCTGGGAGCATGTGAACATCGGG GATATCTTTACCTTGCCATTGAATATGCCCCCCACGGAAATTTACTGGACTTCCTTCGGAAAAGCAGAGTGCTTGAGACAGATCCAGCATTTGCCATTGCCAACAGTACTGCATCTACACTTTCCTCTCAGCAACTTCTCCATTTTGCAGCAGATGTTGCCAGAGGGATGGACTACCTGAGCCAGAAACAG tttattCATCGAGATTTGGCTGCAAGAAACATCTTGGTTGGAGAAAACTATGTTGCAAAAATAGCTGACTTTGGTTTATCCAGAGGTCAAGAAGTTTATGTTAAGAAGACCATG GGACGGCTTCCAGTGAGATGGATGGCAATTGAATCTTTGAATTACAGCGTTTATACCACTAATAGTGATGT ATGGTCATATGGTGTCCTATTATGGGAAATTGTTAGCTTAG GTGGAACACCATATTGTGGAATGACATGTGCAGAACTCTATGAAAAATTGCCTCAAGGGTACAGACTGGAAAAGCCTCTCAACTGTGATGATGAAGT gtaTGACCTAATGAGACAGTGCTGGAGAGAGAAACCATATGAAAGACCATCATTTGCTCAGATATTGGTGTCACTGAACAGGATgttagaagaaagaaag ACCTATGTGAACACTACCCTATACGAGAAGTTTACCTATGCAGGCATTGACTGCTCCGCTGAAGAAGCTGCTTAA